A portion of the Feifania hominis genome contains these proteins:
- a CDS encoding M14 family metallopeptidase, with protein sequence MENIVNSKAPLDPRRMGRMIDRLCTRYGSLSRFSIGRSLFGREIEALRFGRGEKEVLYVGAHHGMEWITSLVLLKFCEDLAKYHAAGRTLKNCDLAYLYDTKSILVVPMLNPDGVELQLNGPAEDLILRERLLRMNGDSADFSHWQANGRGVDLNHNYDALWREGKEHIARADGILGGGPTKYSGEFPESEPETRALCDFIRMRDIQLLLCLHSQGEEIYYEFGDDTPKKSRALAEVFARLTGYRAMRTEGSASFSGCKDWFIREFGRPGFTIEVGRGENPLPVKDMNAIYRKLLELLLIAPVL encoded by the coding sequence ATGGAGAATATCGTCAATTCCAAGGCGCCCCTCGACCCGCGCCGCATGGGCCGCATGATCGACCGGCTCTGCACGCGCTACGGGAGCCTTTCGCGTTTTTCCATCGGCCGGAGTCTCTTCGGCCGGGAGATCGAAGCGCTGCGCTTCGGCCGCGGCGAGAAAGAGGTGCTCTATGTGGGCGCCCACCACGGCATGGAGTGGATCACCTCGCTCGTGCTGCTGAAATTCTGCGAGGATCTGGCAAAGTACCACGCCGCCGGGCGCACGCTCAAAAACTGCGATCTGGCCTATCTCTACGACACGAAGAGCATTCTCGTTGTGCCCATGCTGAACCCCGACGGGGTCGAGCTGCAGCTCAACGGCCCCGCGGAGGATTTGATTCTGCGCGAGCGGCTGCTGCGCATGAACGGCGACTCAGCGGACTTCTCCCACTGGCAGGCAAACGGCCGCGGCGTCGACTTAAACCACAACTACGACGCGCTCTGGCGCGAGGGAAAAGAACACATCGCGCGCGCCGACGGCATTCTCGGCGGCGGGCCCACAAAGTACAGCGGCGAATTCCCCGAGAGCGAACCCGAGACCAGGGCCCTGTGCGACTTTATCCGCATGCGGGACATCCAGCTTCTGCTCTGTCTGCACAGCCAGGGCGAGGAGATCTACTACGAATTCGGCGACGACACGCCGAAGAAGAGCCGGGCGCTCGCCGAGGTGTTTGCCCGCCTAACGGGCTACCGCGCCATGCGCACCGAGGGAAGCGCGAGCTTCTCCGGCTGCAAGGACTGGTTCATCCGCGAGTTCGGTCGGCCGGGCTTCACCATCGAGGTGGGCCGCGGCGAGAATCCTCTGCCCGTCAAAGATATGAACGCCATCTACCGAAAGCTTCTGGAGCTTCTGCTCATTGCACCGGTTCTCTGA
- a CDS encoding NUDIX domain-containing protein: MELTEKTLSTERLYEGKIINLRRDRVELPGGRTSAREVVEHPGGVAVLALDDRRRVALVRQYRYPFGEVLTEIPAGKLDHGGEDTLACGRRELQEETGLTAGQWRSLGEIYSSPGFANERIALYLATGLHEGEARPDEGEFLEAEWRPLDELVDAALAGELVDAKTVAAVLKVKLLGERGEI, encoded by the coding sequence ATGGAACTCACGGAAAAGACGCTCTCCACCGAGCGGCTCTACGAGGGAAAAATCATCAATCTGCGCCGCGACCGGGTCGAGCTGCCCGGCGGCAGAACTTCCGCGCGCGAGGTGGTCGAGCACCCGGGCGGCGTCGCGGTTCTCGCGCTTGACGACAGACGCCGCGTCGCGCTGGTGCGCCAGTACCGCTACCCGTTCGGCGAGGTGCTCACCGAGATCCCCGCGGGTAAGCTCGACCACGGCGGGGAGGACACGCTCGCCTGCGGCCGGCGCGAGCTTCAGGAGGAGACCGGCCTCACCGCCGGGCAGTGGCGCAGCCTCGGCGAAATCTACTCGTCGCCCGGCTTTGCCAACGAGCGAATTGCGCTCTATCTCGCGACCGGGCTGCATGAGGGCGAGGCCCGCCCCGACGAGGGGGAATTTCTCGAGGCCGAGTGGCGCCCGCTCGACGAGCTTGTCGACGCGGCGCTCGCCGGGGAGCTCGTCGACGCGAAGACTGTCGCGGCTGTGCTCAAGGTGAAGCTTCTTGGCGAGCGCGGCGAAATTTGA
- a CDS encoding LysR family transcriptional regulator — protein sequence MEEVKCRAFLSAVDHGSLTAAAEDLGYTQSGITRIINSLEEEIGFSLFIRSKKGVVLTENGRIMLPVFRDIVRAHNHAAQLSSDIRGAVCGVLTIGSYFSVSSMLLPPILKEFRTLHPGILIHMKEGSNREMTAWLCEKSVDCCFCAKPGTANCDWIPVFQDEIVAWLPQQHPLASADFFPVRDLEHEPFIQTSPDSDTDQDRLLAALQLNPTVSFTTKDAFTTYNMVAAGLGVSFNQRLISENWVGNVAEIPFSPPQYITLGIAVPSLRDASPVTRRLVEYAKKTMRSRFQLSPGKKEAGAP from the coding sequence ATGGAAGAAGTAAAGTGCAGAGCCTTTTTATCAGCGGTTGACCATGGCAGCCTTACTGCCGCAGCGGAAGATCTTGGGTACACACAGTCAGGTATTACCCGCATCATCAACTCATTGGAAGAAGAAATCGGCTTTTCCCTGTTTATTCGCAGCAAAAAGGGGGTTGTTCTCACCGAAAACGGAAGAATCATGCTGCCCGTATTTCGCGACATTGTTCGGGCCCATAACCATGCGGCGCAGTTGAGTTCCGACATACGCGGCGCCGTCTGCGGCGTGTTGACAATTGGAAGCTACTTCAGCGTGTCGTCCATGTTGCTGCCGCCCATTCTCAAAGAGTTTCGCACACTCCACCCCGGCATTCTGATTCACATGAAAGAGGGCAGCAACAGGGAAATGACAGCATGGTTGTGTGAAAAATCTGTGGATTGCTGTTTTTGCGCGAAGCCCGGCACTGCCAACTGTGACTGGATCCCTGTCTTTCAGGATGAAATCGTCGCCTGGCTGCCGCAGCAGCATCCGCTGGCTTCAGCCGACTTTTTCCCGGTGCGCGATCTGGAACATGAGCCCTTCATTCAGACATCGCCAGACAGTGACACGGATCAGGATCGTCTTCTCGCCGCGCTGCAGTTAAACCCGACTGTCAGCTTTACGACAAAGGACGCCTTTACCACTTATAATATGGTTGCTGCCGGATTGGGCGTCAGCTTTAATCAGAGGTTAATCTCTGAAAATTGGGTGGGAAATGTGGCCGAAATACCGTTTTCTCCACCTCAGTATATCACTCTTGGCATTGCGGTTCCCTCACTGAGAGATGCTTCGCCGGTGACCAGAAGATTGGTGGAATACGCGAAAAAAACAATGAGGAGCCGGTTTCAACTATCACCCGGCAAGAAAGAAGCAGGGGCCCCGTAA
- a CDS encoding MATE family efflux transporter, producing the protein MALQNDLTSGSVRSQILRFAFPLIFSNLFQALYNAVDMIFVGQYTGPAGLSAVSVSGPIMNIMIMTVSGLSVGVTVVIANHWGSGHAERVKRSANTAIALYLIAAALVTAAGVLLTPQILRLVQTPEAAFSQAVSYLRTIFAGVVFLFGYNLIGAFQRGFGDSRSSMMFVMVAAGVNVLLDYVFIAHLHWAAFGAAFATVLSQALSFVMGVCYFRIKKHIITFNPLEIRIHRDELGQLLRLGLPSAGQQLLLQVSLTTLSGIANSFGLAASAGYGVGVKIDSFALLPSDAINLSVSSFTSQNIGAGKPERATQGLREALRLDLLVAAAVCALVFFFGGPISSIFNSDPEVVGMAAAYLRISCFSYFAYALCHPMIGFLRGTGNALYTLCMVVFSQYLIRIPTAFLCTKWWGFPGIAVALMLGPIFSSFMYAQFILRGRWKRSSTVRAQTGRS; encoded by the coding sequence ATGGCTCTGCAAAACGATCTCACCAGCGGCAGCGTGCGCTCGCAGATTCTGCGCTTCGCGTTTCCGCTGATCTTCTCAAACCTGTTTCAGGCGCTCTACAACGCCGTCGACATGATCTTTGTCGGGCAGTACACCGGCCCCGCCGGGCTCTCGGCCGTGTCGGTCAGCGGCCCGATTATGAACATCATGATCATGACGGTTTCAGGGCTCTCAGTGGGCGTGACGGTCGTCATCGCCAACCACTGGGGCAGCGGCCACGCGGAGCGCGTCAAGCGCAGCGCGAACACGGCGATTGCGCTCTATCTCATTGCGGCTGCGCTGGTCACGGCCGCAGGCGTCCTGCTCACCCCCCAGATTCTGCGTCTGGTGCAGACGCCCGAGGCCGCCTTTTCGCAGGCGGTAAGCTATCTGCGCACCATTTTTGCCGGCGTGGTCTTTCTGTTTGGCTACAACCTGATCGGCGCGTTTCAGCGCGGCTTCGGCGATTCGCGCAGCTCCATGATGTTCGTGATGGTCGCGGCCGGGGTCAATGTTCTGCTTGACTATGTCTTCATCGCGCATCTGCACTGGGCCGCCTTCGGCGCGGCCTTTGCGACGGTACTCTCGCAGGCGCTCTCCTTTGTGATGGGCGTGTGCTACTTTCGCATCAAAAAGCACATCATCACATTCAACCCCCTCGAGATCCGCATCCACCGCGACGAGCTCGGGCAGCTTCTGCGCCTGGGGCTTCCGTCGGCAGGGCAGCAGCTCCTTCTGCAGGTGTCGCTGACCACGCTCTCGGGTATCGCCAACAGCTTCGGTCTCGCGGCGAGCGCGGGCTACGGCGTGGGCGTCAAGATCGACAGCTTCGCGCTGCTGCCGAGCGATGCGATCAACCTCTCGGTCTCCTCGTTCACCTCGCAGAACATCGGCGCGGGCAAGCCCGAGCGGGCCACGCAGGGGCTTCGCGAGGCGCTGCGCCTCGATCTGCTCGTGGCGGCGGCTGTGTGTGCGCTTGTCTTCTTTTTCGGCGGGCCCATCTCGTCGATCTTCAACAGCGACCCCGAGGTCGTCGGCATGGCCGCGGCCTATCTGCGCATCTCGTGCTTCAGCTACTTTGCCTACGCGCTCTGCCACCCGATGATCGGCTTTCTGCGCGGCACGGGAAACGCCCTGTACACCCTTTGCATGGTGGTCTTCTCACAGTACCTCATCCGCATTCCGACCGCCTTTCTCTGCACGAAGTGGTGGGGCTTTCCGGGCATTGCGGTCGCGCTCATGCTCGGGCCCATCTTCTCCTCTTTCATGTATGCGCAGTTCATTCTGCGCGGCCGGTGGAAGCGCTCGTCGACTGTGCGCGCGCAGACCGGGCGGTCGTGA
- a CDS encoding ABC transporter ATP-binding protein has protein sequence MKHLAGEKARDFKGTMGKLAGYLSRFKVGIILVVIFAVGSAAFSIVGPKILGQATQAIFEGLVSKITGGAGIDFGRVAQILLFLLAIYGVSSLFSFVQGFIMSGVSQKVSYRLRRDISQKINRLPMKYFDTKTHGEVLSRVTNDIDTLSQSLNQSMTQIITSITTVIGVLIMMFSISWLMTIVALLILPLSMLLISRIVKRSQKYFKAQQEYLGHVNGQVEEVYGGHSIVKAFNNEQRVTDEFNHLNDTLYNSAWKSQFLSGLMQPMMQFIGNIGYVAVSILGGVLAIRGTINVGEIQSFIQYVRSFNQPISQGAQVVNMLQSTAAAAERVFEFLDEPEEDQTVPNPVSIEGLSGRVSFEHVRFGYNPDKIIVKDFSCEVEPGQKVAIVGPTGAGKTTMVKLLMRFYDVTSGTIRVDGHDIRDFNRSELRELFGMVLQDTWLFNGTIMENIRYGRLDATDEQVMAAAKAAHADRFIRTLPDGYQMVLNEEASNVSQGQKQLLTIARAILADPKILILDEATSSVDTRTELRIQRAMDNLMRGRTSFVIAHRLSTIRDADLILVMRDGDIVEQGRHEELLERGGFYAELYNSQFDS, from the coding sequence ATGAAACATCTCGCGGGTGAGAAAGCCAGGGACTTCAAGGGCACCATGGGCAAGCTCGCGGGCTATCTCTCCCGGTTCAAGGTCGGCATCATCCTCGTGGTGATCTTCGCCGTCGGCAGCGCCGCTTTTTCCATTGTGGGGCCGAAGATTCTCGGCCAGGCGACCCAGGCCATCTTCGAGGGCCTTGTCAGCAAGATCACCGGCGGCGCCGGCATCGACTTTGGCCGGGTCGCCCAGATTCTGCTCTTCCTGCTGGCGATCTACGGCGTGAGTTCCCTGTTCTCGTTTGTTCAGGGCTTTATCATGAGCGGCGTCTCGCAGAAGGTTTCCTACCGGCTGCGCCGCGACATCTCTCAGAAGATCAACCGCCTGCCCATGAAGTACTTTGACACCAAGACCCACGGCGAGGTGCTCTCGCGCGTGACAAACGACATTGATACGCTCAGCCAGAGCCTCAACCAGAGCATGACCCAGATCATCACCTCGATTACCACCGTCATCGGCGTGCTGATTATGATGTTCTCCATCAGCTGGCTGATGACCATTGTGGCGCTGCTGATTCTGCCGCTGTCCATGCTGCTGATCTCGCGCATCGTCAAGCGCTCTCAGAAGTACTTCAAGGCCCAGCAGGAGTACCTCGGCCATGTAAACGGCCAGGTCGAAGAGGTCTACGGCGGTCACAGCATCGTCAAAGCGTTCAACAACGAGCAGCGTGTCACCGACGAGTTCAACCACCTCAACGACACCCTCTACAACTCCGCGTGGAAGTCGCAGTTTCTCTCCGGTCTCATGCAGCCCATGATGCAGTTCATCGGCAACATCGGCTATGTGGCGGTCTCGATTCTCGGCGGTGTGCTCGCCATTCGGGGAACGATCAACGTCGGCGAGATCCAGTCGTTTATCCAGTATGTCAGAAGCTTCAACCAGCCCATCTCCCAGGGGGCGCAGGTGGTCAACATGCTGCAGTCTACAGCGGCGGCGGCCGAGCGCGTGTTCGAGTTTCTCGACGAGCCCGAGGAGGACCAGACCGTGCCGAATCCGGTGTCCATCGAGGGGCTCTCCGGGCGCGTGAGCTTTGAGCATGTTCGCTTCGGCTACAACCCCGACAAGATCATCGTCAAGGATTTCTCCTGCGAGGTTGAGCCCGGCCAGAAAGTGGCCATTGTCGGCCCGACCGGCGCCGGAAAGACCACCATGGTAAAACTGCTGATGCGCTTTTACGATGTGACCAGCGGCACCATCCGCGTGGACGGCCACGACATCCGCGACTTCAACCGCAGTGAGCTGCGCGAGCTGTTCGGCATGGTGCTGCAGGACACGTGGCTCTTCAACGGCACCATCATGGAGAACATCCGCTACGGCAGACTTGACGCTACTGACGAGCAGGTCATGGCAGCCGCCAAGGCCGCCCACGCCGACCGCTTCATCCGCACGCTGCCCGACGGCTATCAGATGGTGCTCAACGAGGAGGCGAGCAACGTCTCCCAGGGACAAAAGCAGCTTCTGACCATCGCGCGCGCCATTCTCGCCGACCCGAAGATTCTCATTCTCGACGAGGCGACAAGCTCGGTCGACACCAGAACCGAGCTGCGCATTCAGCGGGCCATGGACAATCTCATGCGCGGCAGAACGAGCTTTGTCATCGCCCACCGGCTCTCGACCATTCGCGACGCCGACCTGATTCTGGTCATGCGCGACGGCGACATCGTCGAACAGGGCCGACACGAGGAACTCCTCGAGAGAGGCGGCTTCTACGCCGAACTCTACAACTCGCAGTTTGACAGCTGA
- a CDS encoding Smr/MutS family protein, whose amino-acid sequence MAGMKTANIEQGMPLVDQAIRRLTYEIHAARAGGFAVLKVIHGYGSSGTGGRIRVEVRRYLDSLVRRGQIRGYAPGERFSIFDEMSRKIITGCPDAARDRDLDRSNNGVTFVLL is encoded by the coding sequence TTGGCGGGCATGAAGACGGCAAACATTGAGCAGGGAATGCCCCTGGTCGACCAGGCCATCCGGCGGCTGACCTATGAGATTCACGCGGCCCGCGCGGGCGGCTTTGCGGTGCTCAAGGTGATTCACGGCTACGGCTCATCGGGCACGGGCGGGCGCATCCGCGTGGAGGTGCGGCGCTATCTCGACAGCCTCGTGCGCCGCGGCCAGATCCGCGGCTACGCGCCGGGCGAGCGCTTCTCCATCTTCGATGAGATGTCGCGAAAGATCATCACCGGCTGCCCCGATGCCGCGCGGGACCGGGACCTCGACCGCTCGAACAACGGCGTCACGTTCGTACTGCTCTGA
- a CDS encoding NAD(+) synthase, whose product MKHGFVKVAAGTPAVTVADCAANAERIAALMERAAADGVRLLALPELCLTGYTCADLFLQESLLGACERQLLRLAQASAGLPLITVVGAPLLWRGKLYNCAAVLYGGEILGVVPKSHLPNYGEFYERRHFTPAPDAVSAIRLGGRDCPFGANLLFRCAELPEFCFGVELCEDLWVPNPPSARQAEAGASVIVNCSASDETVGKAAYRRQLVKSQSARLVCAYLYADAGEGESTTDLVFSGHDIIAENGAILAEAAPFEQGYCVSEIDVMRLAGERRRMTTFAAGSEDGGRVVSFSMEPTDTALTRPVSKTPFLPEGEAERAERCREILSMQAHALKKRLDHTRAKSAVIGISGGLDSCLALLVSVRAMDLLGRPRADVLAVTMPCFGTTGRTRDNAVELCRRLGVSLREIDIKTSVYRHFEDIGHDLTKLDVTYENAQARERTQVLMDLANQTSGLVIGTGDLSELALGWATYNGDHMSMYGVNASIPKTLVRHMVATFALDADDEGLRAVLDDILDTPVSPELLPAADGEISQKTEHLVGPYELHDFFLYYAVRWGFSPRKVLRLAEYAFAGSYAADEILSWLRVFYRRFFAQQFKRSCLPDGPKVGSVALSPRGDWRMPSDASAALWLSELDEIGG is encoded by the coding sequence ATGAAGCATGGTTTTGTCAAAGTCGCGGCGGGCACCCCCGCCGTCACGGTGGCCGACTGCGCCGCGAACGCCGAGCGCATCGCGGCGCTGATGGAGCGTGCGGCGGCGGACGGCGTGCGGCTGCTCGCCCTGCCCGAGCTCTGTCTGACGGGCTACACCTGCGCCGATCTGTTTTTGCAGGAGAGTCTGCTCGGCGCCTGTGAGCGGCAGCTGCTGCGCCTCGCGCAGGCGAGCGCCGGGCTGCCGCTGATCACGGTGGTGGGCGCGCCGCTTCTCTGGCGCGGCAAGCTCTACAACTGCGCCGCCGTACTCTACGGCGGTGAGATTCTCGGCGTGGTGCCGAAGAGCCATCTGCCAAACTACGGCGAGTTCTACGAGCGGCGCCACTTCACCCCCGCACCCGACGCGGTGAGCGCCATCCGCCTCGGCGGGCGGGACTGCCCGTTCGGCGCAAATCTTCTGTTTCGCTGTGCAGAGCTGCCCGAATTCTGCTTCGGCGTCGAGCTCTGCGAGGACCTCTGGGTGCCGAACCCGCCCTCGGCGCGCCAGGCCGAGGCGGGCGCGAGTGTGATCGTCAACTGCTCGGCGAGCGACGAGACCGTCGGCAAGGCCGCCTACCGGCGGCAGCTTGTCAAAAGCCAGTCGGCCCGGCTCGTATGCGCCTACCTCTACGCCGACGCGGGCGAGGGCGAATCGACGACCGATCTCGTCTTCTCGGGCCACGACATCATCGCCGAAAACGGCGCGATTCTCGCCGAGGCCGCGCCCTTTGAGCAGGGCTACTGCGTCAGCGAGATCGACGTGATGCGCCTGGCAGGGGAGCGGCGGCGAATGACGACTTTCGCCGCGGGCAGCGAAGACGGCGGCCGCGTGGTCTCTTTCTCGATGGAACCCACCGACACCGCGCTCACCCGGCCGGTGTCAAAGACGCCGTTTTTGCCCGAGGGGGAGGCCGAGCGCGCCGAACGCTGCCGCGAGATCCTCTCGATGCAGGCGCACGCGCTCAAAAAGCGCCTCGATCACACCCGGGCGAAGAGCGCCGTCATCGGCATCTCGGGCGGTCTTGACAGCTGTCTTGCGCTGCTGGTGAGCGTGCGGGCGATGGATCTGCTCGGCCGGCCGCGCGCCGATGTGCTGGCGGTGACCATGCCCTGCTTCGGCACCACCGGCCGCACCCGCGACAACGCGGTCGAGCTCTGCCGCAGGCTCGGCGTGAGTCTGCGCGAGATCGACATCAAGACCTCGGTCTACCGCCACTTTGAGGACATCGGCCACGATCTGACCAAACTCGACGTCACCTACGAAAACGCCCAGGCGCGCGAGCGCACACAGGTTCTCATGGATCTCGCCAACCAGACCTCCGGCCTTGTCATCGGCACGGGCGATCTGTCGGAGCTCGCGCTCGGCTGGGCCACCTACAACGGCGACCACATGTCCATGTACGGGGTCAACGCCTCCATCCCGAAGACGCTGGTGCGCCACATGGTGGCGACCTTCGCCCTTGACGCCGACGACGAGGGTCTTCGCGCGGTGTTAGACGACATTCTCGACACGCCGGTCAGCCCCGAGCTTCTGCCCGCGGCGGACGGGGAAATCTCCCAGAAGACCGAACATCTCGTCGGTCCCTATGAGCTGCACGACTTCTTTTTGTACTACGCCGTGCGCTGGGGCTTTTCGCCGCGCAAGGTGCTGCGCCTTGCCGAGTACGCCTTTGCGGGCTCGTATGCCGCGGATGAGATTCTCTCGTGGCTGCGGGTGTTCTACCGGCGCTTCTTCGCGCAGCAGTTCAAGCGCTCCTGTCTGCCCGACGGGCCGAAAGTCGGCTCGGTTGCGCTGTCGCCGCGCGGCGACTGGCGCATGCCGAGCGACGCGAGCGCGGCGCTCTGGCTCAGTGAGCTCGACGAAATCGGGGGCTGA
- a CDS encoding ABC transporter transmembrane domain-containing protein: MLKTLKYLKKSWAAILLIVALLAVQATCDLSLPSYTSDIVNVGIQQGGIEFATPEVARASTMENLLLFVSDADRQEILSHYELLDQSTLDAADYAEYVKKYPALGREPLYLLRDRDMLEELSGLFDRPMLLVAAFDGSSELGAAVTQQMMENLPPELTQNGAADPLTVLKNLPDEMRRELLDSAQEQLAALPDTIVSQSAVTTLKGEYEAIGVDVGSMQTRYIVRTGLTMLGIALIALAATVSVGFLAARVAASLGRELRRRVFEKVVSFSSAEMDRFSTASLITRSTNDIQQVQMLMVMLLRIVFYAPILGVGGVVKALGTNASMAWIIAVAVMTILMLVMVLFSLAMPRFNAVQRFVDRLNLVTREILTGLPVIRAFSTEKHEEQRFDRANRDLTRTQLFVNRLMACMMPVMMLVMNGVTLLIVWFGSHSIDGGLMQVGDMMAFIQYTMQIIMAFLMISVVSVMLPRAAVSARRVDEIISAPLSIRDPKAPKTPDAAQRGVVTFDHVSFRYPGAEENVLTDISFTARPGQTTAIIGSTGSGKSTLVSLIPRFYDATEGSITVDGVDVREMSQHQLRDLLGYVPQKGVLFSGTIASNIDYSGKSPEPEQIKRAAAIAQATEFIDQKPEGYDSEISQGGTNVSGGQKQRLSIARAIAGHPEIYLFDDSFSALDFKTDVALRRALAQETGDSTVIIVAQRISTILNAEQILVLDEGRIVGRGTHQQLLESCEEYRQIALSQLSKEELSK, from the coding sequence GTGCTGAAGACTCTCAAGTATCTCAAAAAATCATGGGCGGCGATTCTGCTGATCGTGGCGCTGCTCGCCGTTCAGGCGACCTGCGATCTGTCGCTGCCCTCCTACACGTCCGACATCGTCAACGTCGGCATTCAGCAGGGCGGCATCGAGTTTGCGACGCCCGAAGTGGCGCGCGCGTCAACCATGGAAAATCTGCTGCTCTTTGTCAGCGACGCCGACCGGCAGGAGATTCTGTCCCACTACGAGCTGCTCGACCAGAGCACGCTCGACGCGGCGGATTACGCGGAATATGTCAAAAAGTACCCGGCGCTCGGCCGTGAGCCCCTGTATCTGCTGCGTGACCGGGACATGCTCGAGGAGCTCTCGGGGCTCTTCGACAGACCCATGCTACTTGTGGCGGCATTTGACGGCAGTTCGGAACTGGGCGCCGCGGTCACGCAGCAGATGATGGAGAATCTGCCGCCTGAACTCACTCAAAACGGGGCGGCGGATCCCCTGACCGTCTTGAAGAATCTGCCCGATGAGATGCGCCGGGAGCTTCTCGACTCGGCGCAGGAGCAGCTCGCCGCTCTGCCTGACACCATTGTCTCTCAGAGCGCCGTCACGACGCTCAAGGGGGAGTATGAGGCCATTGGGGTCGACGTCGGGAGCATGCAGACCCGCTACATTGTCAGGACGGGCCTTACCATGCTCGGCATCGCGCTGATCGCACTCGCCGCCACAGTCTCGGTGGGCTTTCTCGCGGCGCGTGTGGCGGCCTCGCTCGGGCGGGAGCTGCGCCGGCGGGTCTTTGAGAAAGTGGTCAGCTTCTCGAGCGCCGAGATGGATCGCTTCTCCACCGCCTCGCTCATCACGCGCAGCACCAATGACATCCAGCAGGTGCAGATGCTCATGGTGATGCTGCTGCGCATCGTGTTCTACGCGCCGATTCTCGGCGTGGGCGGCGTCGTCAAGGCGCTCGGCACCAACGCCTCCATGGCGTGGATCATCGCCGTGGCCGTCATGACAATTCTGATGCTCGTCATGGTGCTCTTCTCACTGGCCATGCCCCGTTTCAATGCCGTTCAGCGCTTTGTCGACCGGCTCAACCTCGTCACCCGCGAGATTCTGACGGGCCTGCCGGTCATTCGCGCATTCAGCACCGAGAAGCACGAGGAGCAGCGCTTTGACAGGGCGAACCGCGACCTGACCAGGACCCAGCTGTTTGTCAACCGTCTGATGGCCTGTATGATGCCGGTGATGATGCTCGTGATGAACGGCGTCACGCTGCTGATTGTGTGGTTCGGCTCCCACAGCATCGACGGCGGCCTGATGCAGGTCGGCGACATGATGGCCTTTATTCAGTACACCATGCAGATCATCATGGCCTTTTTGATGATCTCGGTCGTTTCGGTCATGCTGCCGCGCGCCGCCGTTTCGGCAAGGCGCGTCGACGAGATCATCAGCGCCCCGCTGAGCATCCGCGACCCCAAGGCACCCAAGACCCCCGATGCGGCGCAGCGCGGTGTGGTCACATTCGACCATGTGAGCTTCCGCTACCCCGGCGCCGAGGAGAATGTTCTCACCGACATCTCGTTCACCGCCCGCCCGGGCCAGACAACGGCCATCATTGGAAGTACGGGCAGCGGCAAGTCGACGCTCGTGAGTCTCATTCCCCGCTTTTACGACGCGACCGAGGGAAGCATCACAGTCGACGGCGTCGATGTGCGTGAGATGAGTCAGCACCAGCTTCGCGATCTGCTCGGCTATGTGCCGCAGAAGGGCGTGCTCTTCTCGGGTACCATCGCCTCAAACATCGACTACAGCGGAAAGTCCCCCGAGCCGGAGCAGATCAAAAGAGCCGCAGCCATCGCCCAGGCGACCGAGTTCATCGATCAGAAGCCCGAGGGGTACGACAGTGAGATCTCCCAGGGCGGCACAAATGTCTCCGGCGGCCAGAAGCAGAGGCTGTCCATCGCGCGGGCCATTGCGGGTCACCCGGAGATCTACCTCTTTGACGACAGCTTCTCCGCGCTCGACTTCAAGACCGATGTGGCGCTTCGCCGGGCGCTCGCGCAGGAGACCGGCGACAGCACGGTCATCATTGTCGCGCAGCGCATCAGCACCATTTTAAACGCCGAGCAGATCCTCGTGCTCGATGAGGGGCGCATCGTGGGCCGCGGGACGCATCAGCAGCTTCTCGAGTCCTGCGAGGAGTACCGACAGATTGCGCTCTCGCAGCTCTCAAAGGAGGAATTGTCCAAATGA
- a CDS encoding MarR family transcriptional regulator, whose protein sequence is MDWDNTVQAPMMQIFRLYFQIAFHRMEKLGIHPGQVPLFQALAAHDGQSQRELADSLCIKQSTMTVMIQRLERSGFVERRADEHDQRVSRVYLTDAGRDIAAQCAQILHGIQQQLLEGFTPEEIILMRRFSKQIKENLVRAAEAAQRGGRP, encoded by the coding sequence GTGGACTGGGATAACACCGTGCAGGCCCCGATGATGCAGATCTTCCGCCTGTACTTTCAAATCGCCTTTCACCGCATGGAGAAGCTCGGAATCCACCCCGGCCAGGTGCCGCTGTTTCAAGCGCTCGCCGCGCACGACGGACAGTCGCAGCGGGAGCTTGCCGACAGCCTCTGCATCAAACAGTCGACCATGACGGTGATGATTCAGAGACTCGAGCGCTCGGGCTTTGTCGAGCGCCGCGCCGACGAACACGACCAGAGGGTCTCGCGGGTCTACCTGACCGACGCGGGCCGGGATATTGCCGCACAGTGCGCGCAGATTCTGCATGGGATACAGCAGCAGCTTCTCGAGGGGTTCACGCCCGAGGAGATCATCCTCATGCGGCGCTTTTCCAAACAGATCAAAGAAAACCTGGTCCGCGCGGCCGAAGCTGCGCAGAGGGGAGGAAGACCATAA